A section of the Leptotrichia buccalis C-1013-b genome encodes:
- the ricT gene encoding PSP1 family protein, with product MKIINIKFRKTKKVYPFMINDTEDYKKGDHVLVDTIRGEQIGIVLGLSLNKEKDEQNDLKIREVKRKLSTKEIEKLIELDKKADDAYFKCKKIVKRLLPEMNLVIGEYTFDESKLIFYFTANSRLDFRELVKEVNRTFKKRVEFYQIKTNDEGRILSAFGKYGREIYW from the coding sequence ATGAAAATAATAAATATAAAATTTAGAAAAACAAAAAAAGTTTATCCATTTATGATAAACGATACAGAAGATTATAAAAAAGGAGATCACGTACTTGTAGATACAATTCGTGGTGAACAGATTGGAATAGTTTTAGGACTTTCCTTAAATAAAGAAAAAGATGAACAAAATGATTTAAAAATTAGGGAAGTAAAACGAAAATTATCAACTAAAGAAATCGAAAAATTAATAGAATTGGACAAAAAAGCTGATGATGCCTATTTTAAATGTAAAAAAATTGTAAAAAGACTTCTTCCTGAAATGAATCTCGTTATTGGAGAATATACATTTGACGAAAGCAAGTTAATATTTTATTTTACAGCCAATAGCAGACTAGATTTTAGGGAACTTGTAAAGGAAGTAAACAGAACATTCAAAAAAAGAGTAGAATTTTATCAAATAAAAACAAATGATGAAGGAAGAATTTTATCCGCTTTTGGAAAATATGGAAGGGAAATTTACTGGTAA
- the rfbD gene encoding dTDP-4-dehydrorhamnose reductase has protein sequence MKILLTGSNGQLGRDFQKLFDSLKIEYIATDYQELDITSDKNLEKFFEKNNDFTHIINCAAYNDVDKAEIDNKVFLLNEQAPQKLAEFSKKISAIFVTYSTDFVFDGKKEKDYIEDDTPTPVSNYGLAKANGEKLTLEAYEKSFVIRTSWVFGKANNNFNTQVINWSKTRDKLNIVDDQISVPTYSKDLAEFSWKLIQTGQFGLYHITNNGTASKYDQAKYVLEKIGWKGKLGTTKTEDFNLPAKRPHFSKLSSEKVEKLLGEKIPDWKSGIDRYLEEMRIIKK, from the coding sequence ATGAAAATACTCTTAACTGGCTCCAATGGTCAACTAGGACGCGATTTCCAAAAATTATTTGACAGTTTAAAAATAGAATACATAGCAACTGATTATCAAGAATTGGATATAACAAGTGATAAAAATTTGGAAAAATTTTTTGAAAAAAACAATGATTTTACTCATATAATAAACTGTGCGGCATATAATGATGTGGACAAGGCAGAAATTGACAATAAAGTTTTTTTATTAAATGAACAAGCTCCCCAAAAATTAGCAGAGTTTTCTAAAAAAATAAGTGCAATTTTTGTGACTTATTCAACTGATTTTGTATTTGATGGAAAAAAGGAGAAAGATTATATCGAAGATGATACTCCTACTCCTGTATCTAATTATGGACTTGCAAAGGCAAATGGGGAAAAATTGACTTTGGAAGCTTATGAAAAGTCTTTTGTAATACGGACATCGTGGGTTTTTGGAAAAGCTAATAATAACTTTAATACACAAGTTATCAATTGGAGTAAAACTCGTGACAAATTAAATATAGTTGATGATCAAATTTCTGTTCCAACTTATTCAAAAGATTTGGCAGAGTTTTCGTGGAAATTGATACAAACTGGACAATTTGGATTGTATCATATTACAAATAATGGGACTGCAAGTAAATATGATCAAGCAAAATATGTGCTAGAAAAAATAGGATGGAAAGGGAAGCTTGGAACTACAAAAACAGAAGACTTCAACCTTCCAGCAAAAAGACCTCATTTTTCAAAATTATCTTCTGAAAAAGTTGAAAAATTGTTGGGAGAAAAAATCCCTGATTGGAAAAGTGGAATTGACAGATATTTGGAGGAAATGAGGATAATAAAAAAATAA
- a CDS encoding glycoside hydrolase family 16 protein, with translation MKKISILVLIGILSLNTIGLAAKKNKVNKTGKTGTTNINNEDSKSKKTILSRFLKKKDKDSWELVWNDEFDGNTLDSSKWSYWENDYPSKNGNFVDENGNLVDQYGFKAKQYYLRDNVKVKNGNLVIELKKEDNKTVKIDGIDRKILYSSGAIHSKDKYSVKYGKIEMRAAMPKGIGVWPAFWTWPSDYAIRKIGDPAALEEIDIVEVYGDNLKEVTGTIHALKADSQYESFVGNNLRIKKNENLADFNTYAVEWNEKEIKWFFNGRNYKTITMKEVAKKTDNTFKLPHYLIINVALKNTTGSDGDVDFPTEMKVDYVRVYKKK, from the coding sequence ATGAAAAAAATAAGTATATTGGTATTAATTGGTATTTTGAGTTTGAATACCATTGGATTGGCAGCTAAAAAAAATAAAGTAAATAAAACAGGGAAAACCGGAACAACGAATATAAATAATGAAGATTCAAAAAGTAAAAAAACGATATTGAGTAGATTTTTGAAAAAAAAAGATAAGGATTCTTGGGAATTAGTCTGGAATGATGAATTTGATGGAAATACATTAGATTCGTCTAAATGGTCTTATTGGGAAAATGATTATCCCTCCAAAAATGGAAATTTTGTTGATGAAAATGGAAATTTAGTAGATCAATACGGATTTAAGGCAAAACAGTATTATTTAAGAGATAATGTTAAAGTTAAAAATGGTAATTTAGTTATAGAGCTAAAAAAAGAAGATAATAAAACAGTAAAAATAGATGGAATAGATAGAAAAATTCTTTATAGTTCAGGTGCTATTCATAGTAAAGATAAATATAGTGTTAAATATGGGAAAATAGAAATGAGAGCAGCTATGCCTAAAGGAATAGGAGTTTGGCCTGCATTTTGGACATGGCCATCTGATTATGCTATCAGAAAAATTGGAGACCCTGCAGCCTTAGAAGAAATAGATATTGTAGAAGTTTATGGAGATAATTTAAAAGAAGTCACAGGAACTATCCATGCTTTAAAAGCTGATTCGCAGTATGAATCATTTGTAGGAAATAATTTAAGAATTAAGAAAAATGAAAATCTAGCAGATTTTAATACATATGCTGTAGAGTGGAACGAAAAAGAAATAAAATGGTTTTTTAATGGTAGAAATTACAAAACAATAACAATGAAAGAAGTAGCGAAAAAAACTGATAATACGTTTAAATTACCACACTATCTGATAATAAATGTTGCTTTGAAAAATACTACAGGAAGTGATGGTGATGTAGATTTTCCTACAGAAATGAAAGTAGATTATGTAAGAGTGTACAAGAAAAAGTAG
- a CDS encoding glycosyltransferase family 2 protein — protein sequence MISVCIATYNGEKYIKDQIITILKQLSSNDEIVISDDSSIDKTIKIIESFKDKRIKILKNNKFRQPNLNFENALRHSKGDIIFLSDQDDVWVENKVEIILNQLKKYDLIISDAFITDEELNIINNSLFDEVNSKKGILKNIIKNTYYGCCMAFKRKVLKKALPFPKSQEIGHDLWIGLVSEKYYKVKFINEKLIYFRRHSNNATTINKSKRSLKIKIIGRYVILKELFKRFRKLKKEKISK from the coding sequence ATGATATCAGTATGTATAGCAACATATAATGGGGAAAAATATATAAAAGATCAGATAATTACCATATTAAAACAGTTATCATCAAATGATGAAATTGTGATTTCAGATGATTCTTCAATAGATAAAACAATTAAAATTATTGAAAGTTTTAAAGATAAACGAATAAAAATACTAAAAAATAATAAATTTAGACAACCGAATTTAAATTTTGAAAATGCTCTGAGGCATTCGAAAGGAGATATAATTTTTTTATCTGATCAAGATGATGTTTGGGTTGAGAATAAAGTTGAAATAATTCTTAATCAGTTAAAAAAATATGATTTAATTATAAGCGATGCATTTATAACAGACGAGGAATTAAATATTATTAATAATTCATTATTTGATGAGGTAAATTCGAAAAAAGGAATATTAAAAAATATAATAAAGAATACTTATTATGGTTGCTGTATGGCATTTAAAAGAAAGGTTCTTAAAAAAGCCTTGCCATTTCCTAAAAGTCAAGAAATAGGTCATGATTTATGGATAGGACTAGTTTCAGAAAAGTATTATAAAGTAAAATTTATAAATGAAAAACTAATATATTTTAGGCGTCATTCAAATAATGCGACAACAATCAACAAGAGTAAAAGAAGTTTAAAAATAAAAATCATAGGAAGGTATGTTATACTAAAAGAATTATTTAAAAGATTCAGAAAATTAAAAAAGGAGAAAATAAGTAAATGA
- a CDS encoding glycosyltransferase family 2 protein, with the protein MKIAGTVVWYNPSNENVENINTYIDYIDKLYIIDNSNKNNTKLVQEIKKIYKIEYISNMNNLGIAKALNIACEKSFNDGYKWILTMDQDSKFSLETINEYMKLFFKEDKSKIGIIAPRYSINGIVIPKNKYSVITSGSILNLNIYKKIGGFLEKLFIDEVDHEICFRIIKNGYKIIQFDEVILEHELGNTEIKKIFNRTFSVNNHSALRRYYIVRNKLYVKKLYPQFTKEYYKEILKLLVKIILFEKFKFQNIKYILYGIRDYKKNVMGKYKEVK; encoded by the coding sequence ATGAAAATAGCAGGAACCGTAGTTTGGTATAATCCAAGTAATGAAAATGTTGAAAATATAAATACTTACATTGATTATATAGATAAATTGTATATAATTGATAATTCTAATAAAAATAATACAAAGCTTGTACAAGAAATAAAAAAAATATATAAAATTGAATATATCTCTAATATGAATAATTTAGGAATAGCAAAAGCATTAAATATTGCATGCGAAAAGTCATTTAATGATGGATACAAATGGATACTGACGATGGATCAAGATAGTAAATTTTCTCTTGAAACAATAAATGAATACATGAAATTATTTTTTAAAGAAGATAAGAGTAAAATTGGGATTATAGCACCGAGATATAGTATAAATGGAATAGTTATTCCTAAAAATAAATATAGTGTAATAACTTCAGGAAGTATTTTAAATTTGAATATTTATAAAAAAATAGGAGGATTTTTAGAAAAGTTGTTTATAGATGAAGTTGATCACGAAATATGTTTTAGAATAATAAAAAATGGATATAAAATAATACAGTTTGATGAAGTTATATTAGAGCATGAATTAGGAAATACAGAAATAAAAAAAATATTTAATAGAACATTTTCGGTTAATAATCATTCAGCACTAAGAAGATATTACATTGTTAGAAATAAATTATATGTGAAAAAATTATATCCTCAATTTACTAAGGAATACTATAAAGAAATATTGAAATTATTAGTAAAAATAATTTTATTTGAAAAATTTAAATTTCAAAATATAAAATATATTTTATATGGAATACGAGATTATAAAAAAAATGTTATGGGAAAATACAAAGAGGTAAAATAG
- a CDS encoding glycosyltransferase family 2 protein: MLNIVVPMAGRGSRFANAGYKLPKPLIMVHDKPMIQYVTNNIKPKREHRFIYLCLQEHIEKYDLINKLEEISPNCIIVPVNGITEGAACTVLLAEKYINNDDEMMIANSDQYVDIDINDYIKAQEGYDGLIMTMKADDPKWSFIKYDENNLVTDVQEKVVISDEATVGIYNFAKGSDFVKYAKQMIEKEIRVNGEYYVAPVYNEMIKDNKRITFYNIGSENNGMYGLGIPADLNKFLENPISKKEF; this comes from the coding sequence ATGTTAAATATAGTAGTTCCTATGGCAGGAAGAGGAAGTCGATTTGCAAATGCAGGATATAAATTGCCAAAACCATTAATAATGGTTCATGATAAACCGATGATACAATATGTTACAAATAATATAAAACCTAAAAGAGAACACAGATTTATATATCTTTGCTTACAAGAACATATTGAAAAATATGATTTGATAAACAAGTTAGAAGAAATTTCACCCAATTGCATTATTGTTCCTGTTAATGGAATAACAGAAGGAGCAGCTTGTACAGTTTTATTAGCGGAAAAATATATTAATAATGATGATGAAATGATGATTGCAAATTCAGATCAATATGTTGATATTGATATAAATGATTATATTAAAGCTCAAGAAGGATATGATGGTCTTATTATGACAATGAAAGCAGATGATCCAAAATGGTCATTTATAAAATATGATGAAAATAATTTAGTAACAGATGTTCAAGAAAAAGTGGTAATATCTGATGAAGCAACAGTTGGGATATATAACTTTGCTAAGGGGTCAGATTTTGTAAAATATGCAAAACAAATGATAGAAAAAGAAATCCGTGTAAATGGTGAATATTATGTAGCTCCAGTATATAATGAAATGATAAAAGACAATAAGAGAATAACATTTTATAATATTGGAAGTGAAAATAATGGAATGTATGGATTAGGAATTCCAGCAGATTTGAATAAATTTTTAGAAAATCCGATTTCAAAAAAAGAATTTTGA
- a CDS encoding glycosyltransferase family 2 protein codes for MKIIVPMGGDNESITTQYMRSLYEIEKKTVLQHVYEHLSVIDNAEFIFIVKREDVYKYHVDDMLKLLVPNVKVIIAEGETKGSVCTCLLAIDGINDEEPLIIVGVDQVLNINLNEVVNNFIKNDYDAGTIIFEDIHPKWSYVKLDENGFVIQAAEKRPISKNATTGFYYYRKAKDFLDSATAMIKKGASVNGIYYVAPSLNEMVLKQKKIGVYRVDKSNYFNLKKQSGREEYEDYLKGEK; via the coding sequence GTGAAAATAATAGTTCCCATGGGTGGAGATAATGAAAGTATTACAACGCAGTATATGCGTTCATTGTATGAAATAGAAAAGAAGACAGTATTACAACATGTTTATGAACATTTATCAGTAATAGATAATGCTGAGTTTATATTTATTGTAAAAAGAGAAGATGTTTATAAATATCATGTAGATGATATGCTAAAGTTATTAGTACCTAATGTTAAAGTAATTATAGCCGAAGGAGAAACAAAAGGATCGGTATGTACTTGTTTATTGGCTATTGATGGAATTAATGATGAAGAACCATTAATTATTGTTGGCGTTGATCAAGTGTTGAATATTAATTTAAATGAAGTTGTAAATAACTTTATTAAAAATGATTATGATGCTGGAACTATTATTTTTGAAGATATTCATCCTAAATGGTCTTATGTGAAATTAGATGAAAATGGTTTTGTTATACAGGCAGCGGAAAAAAGACCAATAAGTAAAAATGCAACAACAGGATTTTATTATTATAGAAAGGCAAAGGATTTTCTTGATTCAGCAACTGCTATGATAAAAAAAGGAGCTAGTGTAAACGGCATTTATTATGTTGCACCTTCATTAAATGAAATGGTTTTGAAACAGAAAAAAATTGGTGTATACAGAGTTGATAAATCAAATTACTTTAATTTGAAAAAGCAAAGTGGAAGAGAAGAATATGAAGATTATTTAAAAGGAGAAAAATAG
- a CDS encoding HAD family hydrolase, which translates to MIKAIIFDMDGVLIEAKDWHYEALNKALSLFGYEISRYDHLVTYDGLPTSKKLEMLSMERGLPRKLHKFINELKQQYTVDKIFTNCFPMFHHEYALAKLKSEGYKLAVGSNSIRNTIDLMMQKSNLKEYLDFFLSNQDVKKGKPDPEIYNKAIEKLQLKPEECMIIEDNFNGIAAAKASGAHVMEVETVYDVNYENIKTHIKKAEEGVI; encoded by the coding sequence ATGATAAAAGCTATTATTTTTGATATGGATGGAGTGCTTATAGAAGCTAAAGATTGGCATTATGAAGCTTTAAATAAAGCTTTATCTCTTTTCGGATATGAAATAAGTAGATATGACCATTTAGTTACTTATGATGGTTTACCAACATCAAAGAAACTTGAAATGCTGAGTATGGAAAGAGGATTGCCAAGGAAATTACATAAATTTATAAATGAATTAAAACAACAATATACAGTAGATAAAATTTTTACAAATTGCTTTCCTATGTTTCACCATGAGTATGCTTTGGCAAAATTAAAAAGTGAAGGATATAAATTAGCTGTTGGGTCTAATTCAATAAGAAACACAATAGATTTGATGATGCAAAAAAGTAATTTAAAAGAATATTTGGATTTCTTTTTGAGCAATCAAGACGTTAAGAAAGGAAAACCGGATCCTGAAATTTACAATAAGGCAATAGAAAAATTGCAGTTAAAGCCAGAAGAATGCATGATTATAGAAGATAATTTTAATGGTATTGCTGCTGCAAAAGCCTCAGGAGCACATGTTATGGAAGTGGAAACAGTTTATGATGTAAATTATGAAAATATAAAGACACATATAAAAAAAGCAGAAGAGGGGGTAATATAA
- a CDS encoding glycosyltransferase family 2 protein produces MKMSIIIPCYNEEKNIPLILEKFKKIIKTEDIEIILVNNGSTDNSAEVLKELLPNYEFARNVNVDVNQGYGYGIVQGLKEAKGEFIGWLHADLQTDPNDALKAYKLLEENNWNKNIYIKGRRRKRKLGDKFFSMGMSIFETFYLGKILTEINAQPNIFHKNFFKEWKNPPKDFSLDLYALYMAKKLKLKIRRINVIFPKRLYGKSSWNTGLKSKIKLSKRTLEFSKNLKRRNIK; encoded by the coding sequence ATGAAAATGTCAATAATTATACCTTGTTATAATGAGGAAAAAAATATACCATTGATTCTTGAGAAATTTAAAAAAATTATAAAAACAGAAGATATCGAAATAATATTAGTAAATAATGGTTCTACAGATAATTCGGCTGAAGTTTTAAAAGAATTACTTCCTAATTATGAATTTGCTAGAAATGTCAATGTTGATGTAAATCAGGGATATGGTTACGGAATTGTGCAAGGATTAAAAGAAGCAAAAGGGGAATTTATAGGTTGGTTACATGCTGATTTACAAACAGATCCTAATGATGCTTTAAAAGCTTATAAATTATTAGAAGAAAATAATTGGAATAAAAATATTTATATTAAAGGAAGAAGAAGAAAGAGAAAATTAGGAGATAAATTTTTTTCAATGGGTATGTCCATATTTGAAACTTTTTATTTAGGAAAGATATTGACAGAAATAAATGCACAGCCAAATATTTTTCATAAAAACTTTTTTAAAGAATGGAAAAATCCACCAAAAGATTTTTCATTGGATTTGTATGCTCTATATATGGCAAAAAAATTAAAACTAAAAATTAGAAGAATAAATGTTATTTTTCCTAAAAGACTTTATGGAAAATCAAGTTGGAATACAGGATTGAAATCAAAAATAAAATTATCAAAAAGAACATTAGAATTTAGTAAAAATTTAAAAAGACGAAATATAAAATAA
- a CDS encoding GtrA family protein, with translation MKKQIVEIFKYGISGTITTVVNLYLLKIFIDFGIYYVLANIISYTISVIVNYILNQRYVFLESARGNTTEAKKQFLKFLVMRVLSLIVDTLLFYIAVSIFGFPVYWSRLILTTVMILVTFVLNKWFIFIK, from the coding sequence TTGAAAAAACAAATAGTAGAAATATTTAAATATGGAATCTCTGGAACTATTACGACAGTTGTAAATTTATATTTATTAAAAATTTTTATTGATTTTGGAATATATTATGTTTTGGCTAATATTATTTCATATACAATTAGTGTGATTGTTAATTATATTTTAAATCAAAGATATGTTTTTTTAGAATCAGCTAGAGGAAATACCACAGAAGCAAAAAAACAATTTCTAAAGTTTTTAGTTATGAGAGTACTATCACTAATAGTTGACACATTGTTATTCTATATAGCTGTTAGTATATTTGGATTTCCAGTTTATTGGAGTAGATTGATATTAACAACTGTTATGATTCTGGTAACTTTTGTATTAAATAAATGGTTTATATTTATAAAGTAA
- a CDS encoding ribose-phosphate diphosphokinase — protein sequence MISLSKEDKEKIRIFAGLSSKELAKKIAEYLEIDLSSNQIVKFADGETFVKSNESIRGCKVFVIQSISKPVNESLMELLIFIDALRRASAKEITAVIPYYGYARQDRKASPREPITSKLVANLLTVAGATRVITMDLHARQIQGFFDIPVDHMEALPILAKHFIKYRFSPEDTVVVSPDVGGVKRARGLANWLHTPLAIIDKRRAKANVSEVMNIIGDIKGKKAILIDDMIDTAGTICNAAQALIDKGATKVYGCATHAVFSGPAIERLKNSAFTEVVITDSIELPKDKIFNKLRVLTASKMFAEIIKRIATNEAISDLFEIPTEN from the coding sequence ATGATATCTTTGAGTAAAGAAGATAAAGAAAAAATAAGAATTTTTGCGGGGTTATCAAGTAAAGAACTAGCAAAAAAAATAGCAGAATATCTTGAAATAGACTTATCTTCAAATCAGATAGTAAAATTTGCAGATGGTGAGACTTTTGTAAAATCAAATGAAAGTATTAGAGGTTGTAAAGTATTTGTTATTCAATCAATTTCGAAACCAGTAAATGAAAGTTTGATGGAATTATTAATATTTATTGATGCATTGAGAAGAGCATCAGCAAAAGAAATAACAGCAGTAATTCCATATTATGGATATGCAAGGCAAGACAGAAAAGCAAGCCCAAGAGAGCCAATTACATCAAAATTAGTGGCAAATTTATTGACAGTAGCAGGAGCGACAAGAGTAATTACAATGGATTTACATGCAAGACAAATTCAAGGGTTCTTTGATATTCCAGTAGACCATATGGAAGCGTTACCAATTTTAGCAAAACACTTTATAAAATACAGATTCAGCCCAGAAGATACAGTTGTAGTATCGCCTGACGTTGGAGGAGTAAAAAGAGCTAGAGGATTAGCAAACTGGTTGCATACACCACTAGCAATAATTGATAAGAGAAGGGCAAAAGCAAATGTATCAGAAGTTATGAACATAATTGGAGATATAAAAGGTAAGAAAGCAATTTTGATAGATGATATGATTGATACAGCAGGAACAATTTGTAATGCAGCTCAGGCATTGATAGACAAAGGTGCAACAAAAGTTTACGGATGTGCAACACATGCAGTCTTCTCAGGACCAGCAATTGAAAGATTGAAAAATTCAGCATTTACAGAAGTTGTAATAACAGATAGTATAGAATTGCCTAAAGATAAAATTTTTAATAAATTAAGAGTACTTACAGCGAGTAAGATGTTTGCTGAAATAATAAAAAGAATAGCAACAAATGAAGCAATAAGTGATTTATTTGAAATTCCAACAGAAAATTAG
- a CDS encoding haloacid dehalogenase — protein MRNLYRIIENEIKEKGIETITLDIFDTVLLRKIWPEDMQFLKVSRKWIPELREVFSNNIQEYELYSLRMYTRKELLNINYTYDTDREKEYDVNLKIWFKSILEQLSMKYSIKLRREEIEKLVQKMIQLEIDTEKEELIPNAELIEAIQKIKKKYKNIKVFFLSDMYLTAVEIRELLEYFKVDIFEDGLSSTDVGHAKYNGSLFNYIHNEKVFGKEYDIFNNLHIGDSLNSDVKMAKASGSNAIFYNPMRLRRLRTNLNTMKLNKIKKEVQKKDRKALKKELVNEKKLINKTWRNFGFLFSQALYSYLIHVVNVAREMPKIDFTFVSSEARVLEEYGKMLFSDFGELENIFIANKLNRKCILRAFVWELSQNENKRYNLESIYQTINFGEIGGTRREIYEFFFGEEYPYSELNINQRTEENFFKTFLKEIKACDLKYTKHLREAHKYALKFVPDETKKIVIVDIGWGGTIQNLFSEFLKLRGKKIEVDGLYLGKEPVSRFPIKPLKSLGYLIPNVYDKRDMKLWNPVIWEYPFTSKPQFEEDYARLEQIKIGFLDGIDFFKKRQSNPKEYFDKVVRFEITRLINKPKRNEVSVLGNITFDTGFVDFKKIKIVEMDKSQLGFIREIMRNLGGTFRLIYSHTSWTQGYIKYYRLRGIGIPMRIFRLLSKLKKTKKKG, from the coding sequence ATGAGAAATTTATATAGGATAATTGAAAATGAAATAAAAGAAAAAGGAATTGAAACAATAACGCTTGATATTTTTGATACAGTACTACTTAGAAAAATATGGCCAGAGGATATGCAATTTCTTAAAGTTAGCAGAAAATGGATTCCAGAATTAAGGGAAGTTTTTTCAAATAATATTCAAGAATATGAACTATATTCTTTAAGAATGTATACTAGAAAAGAGTTATTAAATATAAATTATACATATGATACGGATAGAGAGAAAGAATATGATGTAAATTTAAAAATATGGTTTAAATCAATTTTAGAACAATTAAGTATGAAATATAGTATTAAATTACGTAGAGAAGAGATAGAAAAATTAGTACAAAAAATGATACAATTAGAAATTGATACTGAAAAAGAAGAATTAATACCTAATGCTGAATTAATAGAAGCGATTCAAAAAATAAAAAAGAAATATAAGAATATAAAAGTATTCTTTCTGTCAGATATGTACTTGACTGCAGTAGAAATCAGAGAATTATTAGAGTATTTTAAAGTAGATATTTTTGAAGATGGTCTAAGTTCAACAGATGTGGGTCATGCCAAATATAATGGAAGTTTGTTTAATTATATTCATAATGAAAAAGTTTTTGGTAAAGAATATGATATTTTTAATAATTTACATATAGGAGATAGTTTGAATTCAGATGTGAAAATGGCTAAGGCGTCAGGAAGTAATGCAATATTCTATAATCCTATGAGATTAAGAAGATTAAGAACTAATTTAAATACAATGAAGTTGAATAAAATAAAAAAAGAAGTTCAAAAGAAAGATAGAAAAGCATTGAAAAAAGAGTTGGTTAATGAAAAAAAATTAATCAATAAGACTTGGAGAAACTTTGGATTTTTATTTTCACAAGCTTTGTATAGCTATTTAATTCATGTGGTAAATGTTGCAAGAGAAATGCCAAAAATAGATTTTACATTTGTTTCAAGTGAAGCTAGAGTACTGGAAGAATATGGGAAGATGTTATTCTCAGATTTTGGGGAATTAGAAAATATTTTTATAGCGAATAAATTAAATAGAAAATGTATATTAAGAGCTTTTGTTTGGGAATTATCACAAAATGAAAATAAAAGATACAATTTGGAATCTATTTATCAAACTATAAATTTTGGAGAAATTGGAGGTACTCGAAGAGAAATTTATGAGTTCTTTTTTGGAGAAGAATATCCTTATAGTGAATTAAATATAAATCAAAGAACAGAAGAAAATTTCTTTAAAACTTTTCTAAAAGAAATAAAAGCTTGTGATTTAAAGTATACAAAACATCTACGAGAAGCACATAAATATGCATTAAAATTTGTACCAGATGAAACAAAAAAAATAGTAATAGTTGATATAGGATGGGGAGGAACAATTCAAAATTTATTTTCTGAATTTTTAAAATTAAGAGGGAAAAAAATAGAAGTAGATGGGTTATATTTAGGAAAAGAGCCAGTTAGTAGATTTCCTATCAAACCGTTAAAAAGTTTAGGATATCTGATTCCGAATGTTTATGATAAACGTGATATGAAATTATGGAATCCTGTTATTTGGGAATATCCATTTACAAGCAAACCACAATTTGAAGAGGATTATGCTAGATTGGAACAAATAAAGATAGGTTTTTTAGATGGGATTGATTTTTTTAAAAAAAGACAAAGTAATCCCAAAGAATACTTTGATAAGGTAGTTAGATTTGAAATAACAAGATTAATAAATAAACCAAAAAGAAATGAAGTTTCAGTTTTAGGAAATATAACTTTTGATACAGGATTTGTAGATTTTAAAAAAATTAAAATAGTTGAAATGGATAAAAGTCAACTAGGATTTATTAGAGAAATTATGAGAAATCTTGGTGGAACATTTAGATTGATTTATAGTCATACTTCGTGGACACAAGGATATATAAAATATTATAGACTTAGAGGTATAGGAATACCCATGAGAATTTTTAGATTATTGTCAAAATTAAAGAAGACAAAGAAGAAAGGATAA